In a single window of the Pseudochaenichthys georgianus chromosome 16, fPseGeo1.2, whole genome shotgun sequence genome:
- the LOC117461286 gene encoding zinc finger protein 180-like: MAELQVDDNTSSRMTSSAEEETCKNPDRLYDEGEKSIIGEQLDQHQSTAMIGKPHTCDQCEKSFCRSGHLKVHKRTHTGEKPFTCDQCEKSFNQSGNLKIHQRIHTGEKPFTCDQCEKSFSHSGSLKVHQRTHTGEKPFTCDQCEKSFNQSGNLKIHQRIHTGEKPFTCDQCEKSFSHSGYLKIHQRTHTGEKRFTCDQCEKTFRDSCSLKRHQRNHLFNHWKKEFSESYSVKLHQPTHTGEKPDVLAHCEKSLREPDHMGEHLH; the protein is encoded by the exons ATGGCTGAACTTCAGGTAGACGATAACACAAGCAGCAGAATGACTTCATCAGCAGAG GAAGAGACCTGCAAAAACCCAGATAGACTTTATGATGAGGGGGAGAAGAGTATCATTGGAGAACAGCTGGATCAACATcagtctacagccatgataggaaaaccacacacctgtgaccagtgtgagaagagtTTCTGTCGTTCAGGCCATTTGAAGGTCCACAAACGtacccacactggagaaaaacctttcacctgtgaccagtgtgagaagagcTTTAACCAGTCAGGCAATTTGAAGATTCACCAGCGAATCCACACTGGAGAGAagcctttcacctgtgaccaaTGTGAGAAGAGCTTTAGTCATTCAGGCTCTTTGAAGGTTCACCAGcgaacccacactggagaaaaacctttcacctgtgaccaaTGTGAGAAGAGCTTTAACCAGTCAGGCAATTTGAAGATTCACCAGCGAATCCACACTGGAGAGAagcctttcacctgtgaccaaTGTGAGAAGAGCTTTAGTCATTCAGGCTATTTGAAGATTCACCAGcgaacccacactggagaaaaacgtTTCACCTGTGACCAATGTGAGAAGACTTTCAGGGACTCATGCTCATTGAAGCGCCACCAGCGAAACCACCTCTTTAACCATTGGAAGAAAGAGTTCAGTGAATCATACAGTGTGAAGCTCCACCAGCCtacccacactggagaaaaacctgacGTCTTGGCTCACTGTGAGAAGAGTCTCAGAGAACCAGACCACATGGGAGAACACCTTCACTAG